The following coding sequences lie in one Lolium perenne isolate Kyuss_39 chromosome 2, Kyuss_2.0, whole genome shotgun sequence genomic window:
- the LOC127331751 gene encoding N6-mAMP deaminase: MGTERKPEAEKEAMEWCVALPKVELHAHLNGSVRNSTLLELAKQLGDQGLIVFEDFKDVIMKNSRSLPECFKLFDLFHILTTDHDTVTRITKEVVGDFAAENVVYLEIRTTPKNNEGKGMTKRSYMNAVIKGLKAVEDVDVILFDSNLRTDGALSPTPMSDLAGDMKKKKIYVRLLLSIDRRETTSAALDTVNLAMEMKDQGVVGIDLSGNPVVGEWETYLPALEHAKELGIPITIHCGEVPNRKEIQAVLDFCPQRLGHVCCLNDEEWKKLKSSMIPVEICLTSNVMTGGTPSLELHHFADLYNAKHPLSVCTDDSGLFSTSLSNEYYLVASTFGLSKSELFRLALGAVEFVFADDEVKKSLRLMFERTATEGLAM, translated from the exons ATGGGGACCGAGAGGAAACCGGAGGCGGAGAAGGAGGCGATGGAGTGGTGCGTCGCGCTCCCCAAGGTGGAGCTCCACGCCCACCTCAACGGCTCCGTCCGCAACTCCACTCTGCT AGAGCTTGCGAAACAGCTAGGCGACCAAGGACTCATTGTCTTTGAAGATTTTAAAGATGTGATCATGAAGA ACAGCAGATCTCTCCCGGAGTGTTTTAAGCTCTTTGATTTGTTTCATATACTTACGACTGACCATGATACGGTAACAAGGATCACCAAGGAG GTTGTGGGAGACTTTGCTGCCGAGAACGTTGTGTATTTGGAAATAAGGACTACGCCTAAG AATAATGAAGGCAAAGGGATGACCAAGCGGTCTTACATGAATGCTGTTATTAAAGGTCTTAAAGCTGTTGAGGACGTTGATGTTATTTTATTTGATTCTAACTTAAGAACTGATGGGGCATTAAGTCCTACACCTATGAGTGATTTGGCTGGTGACATGAAGAAAAAGAAGATATATGTTAGGCTCCTTTTAAGCATTGACCGTCGTGAGACAACTTCGGCAGCATTGGATACT GTTAATTTAGCCATGGAAATGAAGGATCAAGGTGTAGTTGGAATCGATCTCTCCGGCAATCCAGTCGTAGGTGAATG GGAGACATACTTGCCTGCTCTAGAGCATGCTAAAGAGCTGGGAATTCCCATCACAATTCACTGTGGTGAG GTACCAAACAGAAAGGAGATCCAAGCAGTACTGGACTTCTGCCCTCAAAGGCTGGGTCATGTCTGCTGCCTGAATGACGAAGAGTGGAAGAAGCTCAAGTCATCGATGATACCG GTGGAGATATGTTTAACCTCCAATGTTATGACCGGAGGCACCCCTTCTCTAGAGCTTCATCACTTTG CTGACCTGTACAACGCGAAGCACCCTCTGTCGGTGTGCACCGACGATTCTGGACTCTTTTCGACAAGCCTCTCAAATGAGTATTACCTCGTCGCATCCACCTTTG GTCTTAGCAAGTCTGAGCTGTTTCGGCTAGCCCTGGGTGCGGTGGAGTTCGTGTTCGCAGACGATGAGGTGAAGAAGTCCCTGAGGTTGATGTTCGAGCGTACGGCGACTGAGGGGCTTGCGATGTAG
- the LOC127331753 gene encoding uncharacterized protein has protein sequence MEASSFIFLVLNLHILCSLSLLVPTKSASNETDLSALLSFKALVSGDPLDILSYWNGSVHHCQWPGIRCGLHHPDRVTSLVLNSSHLSGQISPALSNLTFLAELSLSDNQFTGIMPEELGKLTRLRSIDLSGNALGGYIPSTLGNCTKLLHINLWKNNLQGTIPSSLGLCKDLVSLVLTSNNLVGNIPPILGNLTSLLLFRLDVNNLTGSIPSSLGQLRVLRTICVNDNLLSGEIPRSLYNISSMETFQLAYNNLQGSLPSDIGASFPNLVALVLFANQLHGQIPDSISNCSYLYSIATASNKFTGLIPSSLGSLQNLEVIAVSDNLLEAKTTRDWGFIDQLGNCTELQVLDLGYNQFQGMIPISIGNLSTSLYFLSLGNNGISGSIPAIIGNLVGLTRIQLDSMLLSGPIPHEIGKLWILELIDLSNNTISGEIPPIFTNLTRMSRLFLQNNELQGNIPEQMSHMQSLESMNLSDNKLVGNIPNEIMFQSLSIALDLSNNYLSGALPLEISKLKNIQTVILSNNNLSGEIPSTIDGCEVLQALYLDRNMFDGSLPSSFGNMRSLQVLDLSHNSFSGELPDSINYMKLQHLNISYNNFEGELPKGGVFQNITAVDVRGNPDLCGGIPQMKLQRCVTRIQEHKRNYQRIIIIVVSTIGAFACLCMAICFFARRYCRRTHNNAKSSHGMQFEHKRVSYNDIFKATDGFSLDNLVGRGAFGTVYKATMNLETPAIVAIKVLDLQNQAGSKTFLTECKALRNIRHRNLVKVLSSCSSIDHNGTDFKALIFEFMPNGSLETWLHPTACTARPFEALSLTQRMDIAIDVATALDYLHHHGTVPIVHCDLKPSNVLLDSEMIAHVGDFGLAKFLVQRDIMISHSAISTGIRGTIGYIPPEYGMGAQASVQGDVYSYGILLLEIFTGMSPTDEQFLDGMSLPKLVESSFPESIMEIVDQNLFLTNGGKQTGDYTHELDGIHQCLLTVIESGLMCCKELPSDRIDIHDFVKELNSAKEKLLG, from the exons ATGGAAGCTTCCAGTTTCATCTTCCTCGTACTAAACCTTCACATTCTGTGCTCACTTTCCCTTCTCGTCCCAACAAAATCAGCATCCAACGAAACCGACCTATCAGCACTTCTATCCTTCAAGGCTCTTGTATCAGGTGATCCTCTGGATATACTGTCCTATTGGAACGGCTCTGTCCACCACTGCCAGTGGCCAGGAATCAGGTGCGGCCTCCACCATCCTGATCGAGTTACTTCTCTTGTTCTGAACTCCAGCCATCTTTCAGGTCAGATATCTCCAGCTTTGTCCAACCTCACCTTTCTTGCTGAGCTAAGCCTCTCAGATAACCAGTTCACCGGAATTATGCCGGAAGAGCTCGGGAAGCTGACTAGACTGCGCTCCATCGATCTGTCTGGCAACGCCCTCGGTGGCTATATACCATCAACTCTTGGAAACTGCACCAAACTACTCCATATTAACCTCTGGAAGAATAATTTGCAGGGTACAATCCCTTCTAGCCTTGGATTATGTAAGGACCTTGTCTCCCTGGTGTTAACCTCTAATAACCTCGTAGGAAACATCCCACCAATCCTTGGTAATCTGACTAGTTTGCTATTATTTCGTCTGGATGTGAACAATCTGACTGGTTCCATCCCATCTTCTCTTGGACAGCTCCGTGTCCTTCGAACCATTTGTGTGAACGACAATCTCCTTTCCGGTGAGATACCGCGTTCCTTGTACAACATTTCATCTATGGAGACCTTTCAACTAGCCTACAACAACCTCCAAGGTAGTCTTCCTTCTGATATTGGTGCTTCGTTTCCAAACTTGGTTGCTCTAGTGCTATTTGCGAACCAACTTCATGGGCAAATCCCGGATTCCATATCCAACTGTTCCTACTTATATTCGATTGCGACTGCTAGTAACAAATTCACAGGCCTAATACCTTCTAGTTTAGGAAGCTTGCAAAACCTTGAGGTAATTGCTGTTTCTGACAATCTACTTGAGGCCAAGACAACCAGAGACTGGGGATTTATTGACCAGTTAGGAAATTGCACAGAGTTGCAAGTGTTGGATCTCGGGTATAACCAATTTCAAGGAATGATACCCATCTCCATAGGGAATCTTTCGACTAGTCTTTATTTTCTTAGTTTGGGAAATAATGGAATTTCAGGAAGCATCCCTGCTATTATTGGCAACCTAGTTGGTCTGACTAGAATTCAGCTAGACAGCATGCTACTTAGTGGCCCAATACCCCACGAAATTGGCAAGCTCTGGATACTCGAGCTAATAGATCTGTCAAATAACACCATATCTGGGGAAATCCCACCGATATTTACAAACCTTACCCGGATGAGTAGACTCTTTCTCCAAAACAATGAACTTCAAGGAAATATACCGGAGCAGATGAGTCATATGCAATCACTAGAATCCATGAACCTTTCAGATAACAAATTGGTAGGTAATATTCCAAATGAAATAATGTTTCAGTCCCTTTCAATAGCCTTAGATTTGTCAAATAATTATCTCAGCGGTGCATTGCCACTGGAAATCAGTAAGCTGAAGAACATACAGACTGTCATTCTATCAAATAACAACCTATCCGGTGAAATTCCGAGCACCATTGATGGTTGTGAGGTGTTACAAGCACTTTATCTTGACAGGAACATGTTTGATGGGTCCTTGCCATCCTCTTTTGGTAACATGAGATCCTTGCAAGTGCTTGATCTATCCCACAATTCTTTTTCTGGTGAATTACCAGATTCCATAAATTATATGAAGCTCCAACATCTGAATATTTCTTACAACAATTTTGAGGGAGAACTACCCAAGGGAGGAGTATTCCAAAATATTACCGCAGTTGATGTACGAGGAAATCCTGATCTTTGTGGTGGAATACCACAAATGAAGCTACAGAGATGTGTCACGCGTATCCAAGAACACAAAAGGAATTACCAGAGAATAATTATAATTGTAGTTTCCACGATCGGTGCATTTGCATGCTTGTGCATGGCCATATGTTTCTTTGCACGTCGATATTGCAGAAGAACACATAACAATGCAAAATCAAGTCATGGCATGCAGTTTGAACACAAGAGGGTGTCCTACAATGACATTTTCAAAGCTACAGATGGTTTCTCTTTGGATAATCTAGTCGGAAGGGGCGCATTTGGAACAGTATACAAAGCCACCATGAACTTGGAAACTCCAGCTATCGTTGCCATAAAGGTCCTAGACCTTCAAAACCAAGCTGGTTCTAAGACATTCTTGACTGAATGCAAGGCACTGAGAAATATACGACATAGAAACCTTGTTAAGGTTTTGAGCTCATGTTCCAGTATCGATCACAATGGTACCGATTTCAAGGCATTGATTTTTGAGTTCATGCCGAATGGAAGTCTCGAGACTTGGTTACATCCTACAGCATGTACTGCTCGACCATTTGAAgctctaagccttacccagaggaTGGACATAGCAATTGATGTTGCCACAGCATTAGATTATCTCCACCACCATGGTACAGTGCCTATTGTGCATTGTGATTTGAAGCCTAGCAATGTTCTTTTGGACAGTGAAATGATTGCACATGTGGGTGATTTTGGATTAGCAAAGTTCTTGGTTCAACGAGATATCATGATTTCTCATTCGGCAATAAGCACTGGGATTAGGGGTACTATTGGCTACATTCCCCCAG AATATGGCATGGGGGCTCAAGCATCTGTGCAGGGCGACGTATATAGCTATGGAATTCTTCTGCTCGAGATATTCACTGGAATGAGTCCAACTGATGAACAATTTTTAGATGGGATGAGCCTTCCGAAGCTGGTTGAGAGTTCTTTTCCTGAGAGTATTATGGAAATAGTTGATCAAAACTTGTTCTTGACTAATGGAGGAAAACAAACGGGAGACTATACCCATGAACTTGACGGTATCCATCAATGTTTGCTCACAGTGATAGAGAGCGGACTCATGTGCTGCAAGGAGCTTCCAAGTGATCGCATAGACatacatgattttgtcaaagagcTAAACTCAGCAAAAGAGAAGCTGCTGGGATGA
- the LOC127331752 gene encoding probable nicotianamine synthase 2: protein MESQNMEVDALVQKITGIHAAISKLPSLSPCPDVNALFTDLVTACVPPSSVDMTKLGPEAQEMREGLIRLCSEAEGKLEAHYSDMLAAFDNPLDHLGMFPYYSNYINLSKLEYELLARYVPGGIAPARVAFIGSGPLPFSSFVLAARHLPDTVFDNYDLCAAANDRASKLFRADKGVGARMSFHTADVADLRGELAAYDVVFLAALVGMAAEEKAKVIAHLGAHMADGAALVVRSAHGARGFLYPIVDPEDIGRGGFEVLAVCHPDDDVVNSVIIARKSNDAHADGLQNGRGRQTRGSAPVVSPPCRFGEMVADLTKKREEFANAEVAF from the coding sequence ATGGAGTCCCAGAACATGGAGGTGGATGCCTTGGTCCAGAAGATCACCGGGATCCACGCCGCCATCTCCAAGCTCCCGTCGCTCAGCCCGTGCCCCGACGTGAATGCGCTCTTCACCGACCTGGTCACCGCGTGCGTGCCCCCGAGCTCCGTGGACATGACCAAGCTCGGCCCGGAGGCGCAGGAGATGCGGGAGGGCCTCATCCGCCTCTGCTCCGAGGCCGAGGGGAAGCTGGAGGCTCACTACTCCGACATGCTCGCCGCCTTCGACAACCCGCTCGACCACCTCGGCATGTTCCCCTACTACAGCAACTACATCAACCTCAGCAAGCTGGAGTACGAGCTCCTGGCGCGCTACGTGCCCGGCGGCATCGCGCCGGCCCGCGTCGCCTTCATCGGGTCCGGCCCGCTGCCGTTCAGCTCCTTCGTCCTCGCCGCGCGCCACCTGCCCGACACGGTGTTCGACAACTACGACCTGTGCGCCGCGGCCAACGACCGCGCCAGCAAGCTGTTTCGCGCGGACAAGGGCGTGGGCGCGCGCATGTCGTTCCACACGGCCGACGTCGCCGACCTCCGCGGAGAGCTCGCCGCGTACGACGTCGTCTTCCTGGCCGCGCTCGTGGGCATGgccgccgaggagaaggccaAGGTGATCGCGCACCTCGGCGCGCACATGGCCGACGGGGCGGCCCTCGTCGTGCGCAGCGCGCACGGGGCGCGCGGGTTCCTGTACCCGATCGTCGATCCTGAGGACATCGGCCGAGGCGGGTTCGAGGTGCTGGCCGTCTGCCATCCCGACGACGACGTGGTGAACTCCGTCATCATCGCGCGCAAGTCCAACGATGCTCATGCCGATGGGCTCCAGAACGGGCGAGGCCGGCAGACGCGCGGCTCGGCGCCGGTGGTCAGTCCGCCGTGCAGGTTCGGTGAGATGGTGGCGGACCTAACCAAGAAGAGGGAGGAGTTTGCCAACGCGGAAGTGGCCTTTTGA